In Bacteroidota bacterium, a single genomic region encodes these proteins:
- a CDS encoding DUF1987 domain-containing protein, producing MDTFRLESTPRTPLVNLNPDSGVFEMKGKSIPENSTVFYKAMFDWLNAYMEQPAGKTVLNIQMDYFNTSSSKSVVDFFKKLESIHKSGKGEVEINWLHNEEDEDMQEAGEDYKSIIKVPFNIISFQ from the coding sequence GTGGATACTTTTCGATTAGAATCAACACCGCGAACGCCCTTAGTGAATCTTAATCCCGATTCAGGAGTTTTTGAAATGAAGGGTAAATCAATACCTGAAAACTCAACTGTGTTTTACAAGGCAATGTTTGATTGGCTAAACGCATATATGGAACAACCGGCCGGTAAAACAGTGTTGAACATTCAAATGGATTATTTTAATACAAGTTCCTCAAAAAGTGTGGTCGATTTTTTTAAAAAGCTTGAATCCATTCATAAATCAGGAAAGGGAGAAGTTGAGATAAACTGGCTTCACAACGAAGAAGACGAAGACATGCAGGAAGCCGGCGAAGATTATAAATCAATTATTAAAGTACCCTTCAATATAATTTCATTTCAATAA
- a CDS encoding SpoIIE family protein phosphatase, with the protein MSALLNQFLPLVLLFLVMVLLNYFHSQKAKKQSEKHSSEKASLETKVTELSAVVSSHTTEKQQLESEKQKLEEKNKKFFAMSETVYKEKKRVDEENEKLLLEKEKLAAEKAKVDEKVKKLWSQSTAIHKEKERINQLKLEIEQKHTEIMDSVNYAQRIQEAILPDKKEIVWHLPDSFILFQPRNIVSGDFYWFTHKNGKSIIAAVDCTGHGVPGAFMSMIGNTLLNQIVNEKGVTEPASILNLLNDEVNTSLKQTQQDSQSRDGMDVAICSFYQKSSNEFLVEYAGANRPLYLIQNNSLLETKANKFPIGGLSYEVEKVFTNHTFSLGKNNCVYIASDGYADQFNALGKKLMTKKFKEELLSIHTKSMEDQGAHLRNFIENWQEQTEQTDDILVIGIKI; encoded by the coding sequence ATGAGCGCACTTCTAAACCAATTTTTACCTCTTGTTTTACTTTTTTTGGTGATGGTGCTGCTCAACTATTTTCATTCCCAAAAAGCAAAAAAACAAAGCGAAAAACACAGTTCCGAAAAAGCTTCTCTCGAAACAAAAGTCACTGAACTTAGCGCAGTTGTTAGCTCCCACACCACCGAAAAACAACAACTCGAATCCGAAAAACAAAAACTGGAAGAAAAAAATAAAAAGTTTTTCGCCATGAGTGAAACCGTTTACAAAGAAAAAAAACGGGTAGACGAAGAGAATGAAAAACTACTTTTGGAAAAGGAAAAACTCGCTGCCGAAAAAGCGAAAGTAGATGAAAAAGTAAAAAAGTTGTGGAGCCAAAGTACCGCCATCCACAAGGAAAAGGAAAGAATTAATCAACTCAAGCTGGAGATTGAACAAAAGCATACCGAAATTATGGATAGCGTGAATTACGCACAGCGTATTCAAGAAGCCATACTCCCCGATAAAAAAGAAATTGTGTGGCACCTGCCCGATTCCTTCATTTTATTTCAACCCAGAAATATTGTTAGCGGCGATTTTTATTGGTTTACGCACAAAAATGGTAAAAGTATTATTGCCGCTGTAGATTGCACCGGTCACGGCGTTCCGGGTGCATTCATGAGCATGATTGGAAATACATTGCTCAATCAAATCGTAAACGAAAAAGGCGTCACTGAACCGGCAAGTATTTTAAATTTATTGAACGATGAAGTCAATACTTCACTTAAGCAAACTCAACAAGATTCGCAATCACGCGATGGAATGGATGTTGCTATTTGTAGCTTTTATCAAAAATCATCGAATGAGTTTTTAGTAGAATATGCAGGAGCAAACCGCCCACTTTATTTGATACAAAACAATAGTCTCCTCGAAACTAAGGCAAATAAATTTCCTATTGGCGGATTAAGTTATGAGGTAGAAAAAGTGTTTACCAATCATACTTTTTCCTTGGGAAAAAATAATTGTGTGTATATCGCCAGCGATGGGTATGCCGATCAGTTTAATGCACTTGGCAAAAAACTCATGACCAAAAAATTTAAAGAAGAATTACTCTCGATACACACCAAATCAATGGAGGATCAAGGCGCACACCTTCGCAATTTTATCGAAAATTGGCAAGAACAAACCGAGCAAACGGATGACATTCTTGTAATCGGAATCAAAATCTAA
- a CDS encoding MmcQ/YjbR family DNA-binding protein, whose protein sequence is MNIEDLRDYCLSKKGTEETLPFGPDTLVYKVMGKVYLLAALEAKPLQFNVKCDPEKAIALRNQYTCVLPGYHMNKVHWNTILVDGTLSLSQLKEQVDHSYDLIAGTLSKKLKEELIKLM, encoded by the coding sequence ATGAATATTGAAGATCTCCGTGACTATTGCCTAAGTAAAAAAGGAACCGAAGAAACCTTGCCTTTTGGACCGGATACACTTGTTTACAAGGTTATGGGGAAGGTCTATTTATTGGCGGCACTCGAAGCTAAGCCACTTCAGTTTAATGTAAAATGTGATCCCGAAAAAGCAATCGCTCTTCGTAACCAGTACACCTGTGTCCTGCCGGGTTATCACATGAATAAAGTACATTGGAACACCATACTTGTTGACGGCACACTTTCCCTTTCTCAGCTAAAAGAGCAAGTGGATCATTCCTATGATTTGATTGCTGGAACCTTAAGCAAAAAACTCAAAGAAGAATTAATAAAGTTAATGTGA
- a CDS encoding ATP-binding cassette domain-containing protein, protein MSEKILKALMQLFAIIAQSEEDSQQSRTVVESFLRQQLNKEQVKEYLSLYDSFLKQQNDGAEGEKKKRRLAVSSVKVIVICNQINEALTQKQKLVVLINLVEFVSTNKSISEQEMEFVSTVSSSFNIPDEELAQILQLAARPSVYELDDASDWLVISQTHPQLGHVKFIYSESIPGEIAVLQVKSVGIYLLRYFGKAELLLNGQAILLGQIYILSPGSSIRSHKVLPIYYSDIVSCFLSASGKSRIQFEAQHLEYNFRNGKRGLHDLSFSEHSGKLIGIMGGSGAGKSTLLNILNGNNFPSKGKVLVNGFNLHTEKKELEGIIGYVPQDDLLIDELSVYQNLFYNSKLCFAGWSDAEIDALVCDKLSDLGLLETKDLQVGNSLDKTISGGQRKRLNIALELIREPAVLFVDEPTSGLSSRDSENIMDLLKELALKGKLVFVVIHQPSSDIFKMFDKLLLLDTGGYPIYYGNPVESLIYFKTTVNHINANESECVYCGNVNPEQVFNIIEAKVLDENGNQTRERRISPLEWNEYFKESKLDGSIDSGQTKKQKIANNFQKPSFFKQFQVFSLRNVLSKVSNTQYLFINLLEAPLLALLLASLIKYYKSSGEYIFYENKNLPAYLFMCVLVALFIGLTVSAEEIIRDRKILKRESFLNLSKGSYLLSKITFLFFLSAIQTILFVLIGNYILEIKDMYVDYWLILFSTSCFANMLGLNISATFNSAITIYILIPFLLIPQILLSGVIVKFEELNPKISSQSVVPFWGEVMTSRWAFEGLAVNQFAANKYEKPLFEFEKAISSAGYKKVYWYSKMNELIDEIESAKQGNPAKAQEKLSIVTHELSKEKVLLPTLSMDTKSFASLVGFDSHKLKMVLNEIKSNYASIYDKAQKEKDEWIGSFQTTDAGKAEYQHLLNTYQNKKLEEAVKNSNPDAEPVIIEDGELVATGDPIFKDGPSDRFIRAQFYAPQKAIFGNYYPTFWVNILVIWLMSLSLALTLYFDVFKRLLKLFASIPFGVRKSD, encoded by the coding sequence ATGAGCGAAAAGATTTTAAAAGCCTTGATGCAACTCTTTGCTATTATAGCGCAAAGCGAAGAGGATTCTCAGCAATCACGCACAGTGGTTGAATCTTTTTTGAGGCAGCAGCTCAATAAGGAACAGGTTAAAGAATATCTTTCCTTGTATGACTCCTTCTTGAAACAACAGAATGATGGGGCGGAGGGTGAAAAGAAAAAGCGGCGGCTGGCCGTAAGTTCTGTTAAGGTAATCGTAATATGTAATCAAATTAACGAAGCTCTTACGCAAAAGCAAAAGTTAGTTGTGCTTATTAATCTGGTGGAATTTGTCAGCACGAACAAATCAATTTCTGAACAAGAAATGGAGTTTGTGAGCACTGTATCTTCGTCGTTTAATATTCCGGATGAAGAGTTGGCTCAGATTCTTCAACTCGCTGCACGTCCCAGTGTATATGAGTTGGATGATGCATCCGATTGGTTGGTGATTAGCCAAACACACCCGCAACTTGGGCATGTAAAATTTATTTATTCAGAGTCGATACCGGGCGAAATTGCAGTCTTACAGGTTAAGAGTGTAGGAATATACCTGTTACGTTATTTTGGAAAAGCGGAGCTTTTATTGAATGGTCAGGCCATTCTGTTGGGTCAGATTTATATTTTATCACCAGGTTCTTCCATTCGGAGCCATAAGGTTTTGCCCATTTATTACAGCGATATAGTAAGTTGCTTTTTGAGTGCTTCCGGCAAAAGCCGTATTCAATTTGAAGCACAACATTTGGAATATAATTTTAGAAATGGAAAACGGGGTTTGCATGATTTGAGTTTTTCGGAACATTCGGGAAAGCTAATTGGAATCATGGGCGGAAGTGGTGCCGGCAAATCTACTTTGTTAAATATTTTGAATGGGAATAATTTTCCTTCGAAGGGAAAAGTGTTGGTGAACGGCTTTAACTTGCACACGGAGAAAAAAGAATTGGAAGGTATTATCGGTTATGTGCCTCAGGATGATTTGCTGATAGATGAATTGAGTGTTTATCAAAATTTATTTTACAATTCGAAATTGTGTTTTGCAGGGTGGAGTGATGCTGAAATTGATGCATTGGTGTGCGACAAATTGAGCGATTTGGGTTTGCTTGAAACGAAGGATTTGCAAGTAGGAAATTCGTTGGATAAAACCATTAGTGGAGGTCAGCGCAAACGACTCAATATTGCATTAGAATTAATTCGAGAACCGGCAGTGTTATTTGTGGATGAGCCTACTTCCGGTTTATCATCCCGCGACAGCGAAAACATTATGGATTTGCTAAAGGAATTAGCCTTAAAGGGGAAATTGGTATTTGTTGTTATACACCAACCTTCTTCTGATATTTTTAAAATGTTTGATAAGCTTTTGTTGCTCGACACCGGCGGGTATCCTATTTACTATGGAAACCCGGTGGAATCGTTGATTTATTTTAAAACAACTGTGAACCACATCAACGCCAACGAAAGTGAATGTGTGTATTGCGGCAATGTGAATCCGGAGCAGGTTTTTAATATTATTGAGGCAAAGGTGTTGGATGAAAACGGAAATCAAACGCGCGAGCGAAGAATTTCGCCCTTAGAATGGAACGAATATTTTAAGGAATCGAAACTGGATGGGAGTATTGATTCAGGTCAAACAAAGAAGCAAAAAATTGCGAATAATTTTCAGAAACCCAGCTTCTTTAAACAGTTTCAAGTATTTAGTTTGCGGAATGTACTTTCAAAAGTATCGAATACACAATATTTATTTATTAACTTGTTAGAAGCACCGCTTCTTGCGCTCTTGCTTGCCAGTTTAATAAAGTATTACAAAAGCAGTGGCGAATATATTTTTTACGAAAATAAAAACTTGCCGGCTTATTTATTTATGTGCGTGCTGGTTGCTTTGTTTATAGGACTTACAGTGAGTGCAGAAGAAATTATAAGAGACCGAAAAATTTTAAAACGCGAATCATTTCTCAACTTAAGTAAAGGAAGTTATTTGCTGAGTAAGATTACTTTTTTGTTTTTCTTATCTGCAATTCAAACGATTTTGTTCGTGTTAATCGGCAATTATATTTTAGAAATTAAGGATATGTATGTGGACTATTGGCTGATTTTATTTAGTACCTCCTGCTTTGCAAACATGCTAGGATTAAACATTTCAGCCACATTTAATTCGGCCATAACCATTTATATTTTAATCCCATTTTTGTTGATTCCACAGATTTTACTTAGTGGTGTGATTGTAAAATTTGAAGAATTAAATCCTAAAATTTCGAGCCAGTCGGTTGTTCCGTTTTGGGGAGAAGTAATGACATCTCGTTGGGCGTTTGAAGGACTTGCAGTAAATCAGTTTGCTGCCAACAAGTATGAAAAACCATTGTTTGAATTTGAAAAAGCGATTAGCTCTGCAGGGTATAAAAAGGTGTATTGGTATTCAAAAATGAATGAATTAATAGACGAGATTGAAAGCGCAAAGCAAGGTAATCCCGCTAAGGCACAAGAAAAATTGAGTATTGTAACACATGAATTGTCAAAAGAAAAAGTCTTACTGCCTACGCTTAGCATGGATACTAAATCGTTTGCTAGCCTTGTTGGTTTTGATTCTCATAAATTAAAAATGGTTTTGAATGAAATAAAATCAAACTATGCAAGTATTTATGACAAGGCTCAAAAGGAGAAAGATGAATGGATTGGAAGTTTTCAAACAACTGATGCTGGAAAGGCTGAATACCAGCACTTGTTGAACACCTATCAAAACAAGAAATTGGAGGAAGCTGTTAAGAATTCAAATCCGGATGCAGAGCCAGTTATAATTGAAGACGGCGAGTTAGTTGCCACAGGAGATCCTATTTTTAAAGATGGTCCCTCCGATCGCTTTATTCGTGCGCAGTTTTATGCTCCGCAAAAGGCAATTTTTGGAAACTATTATCCAACTTTTTGGGTAAACATTTTAGTTATTTGGTTGATGTCGCTGAGTTTGGCGCTTACACTTTATTTTGATGTGTTTAAGCGGCTGCTGAAACTGTTTGCGAGTATTCCTTTTGGTGTCCGAAAAAGTGATTAA
- the hemW gene encoding radical SAM family heme chaperone HemW: MSGIYIHIPFCLQACSYCDFHFSTSLQNKDSFLKALEKEIKLRSNYLSTSDTIESIYFGGGTPSLLSAEELLRIFELLHTHFTISSDAEITLEANPEDLSNEKVRDFKTTPINRFSIGIQSFFEADLKFMHRAHSAERGINAVKTAQVAGFENISIDLIYGTPTLSNDNWKINLQQVFDLQVKHISAYCLTIEERTALHKHIASGKVQNVEDEKSAQHFEILTEAMQKNGFIQYEISNFCTENNYSRHNSNYWKQKKYIGLGPSAHSYDGASRQWNVRNNALYIRSLEKNELNFERETLTREQNYNEYIMTSIRTIWGCDLVYIQKEFGTDLLNFLKKEATTHFTSGNIIEKENQIFLTEKGKLLADKIASDLFFTDKLA, translated from the coding sequence ATGTCCGGTATTTATATTCACATTCCTTTTTGCTTGCAGGCTTGCTCTTATTGCGATTTCCATTTCAGCACTTCTCTTCAAAACAAAGACTCGTTTTTAAAAGCACTCGAAAAAGAAATTAAACTGCGCTCAAATTACCTTAGCACTTCCGATACAATTGAAAGTATTTATTTTGGCGGAGGCACGCCATCCTTGCTTTCCGCAGAAGAATTGCTGCGCATTTTTGAACTCTTGCATACACATTTTACGATTTCCTCGGATGCTGAAATTACGTTGGAAGCAAATCCCGAAGATTTAAGCAACGAAAAAGTTCGTGACTTTAAAACAACTCCAATAAACCGATTCAGTATTGGTATACAATCCTTTTTTGAAGCCGATTTAAAATTTATGCATCGTGCACACTCCGCTGAACGAGGAATAAACGCTGTGAAAACAGCTCAAGTTGCCGGTTTCGAAAACATCAGCATCGACTTAATTTACGGCACACCCACCCTTAGTAATGATAATTGGAAAATAAATTTACAACAGGTATTTGATCTGCAGGTGAAGCACATTTCGGCATATTGCCTCACCATAGAGGAAAGAACAGCCTTACACAAACATATTGCTTCGGGTAAAGTGCAAAATGTGGAAGACGAAAAAAGTGCGCAACACTTTGAAATACTAACAGAAGCTATGCAGAAGAATGGTTTTATTCAATACGAAATCTCAAATTTTTGTACTGAAAATAATTACTCCCGACACAACAGCAACTATTGGAAACAAAAAAAATATATAGGGTTAGGACCCTCTGCGCACAGCTATGATGGTGCTTCTCGCCAATGGAATGTGCGCAACAATGCACTATACATTCGTAGCCTCGAAAAAAATGAATTGAACTTCGAAAGAGAAACATTAACTCGCGAGCAAAACTATAATGAATACATCATGACCAGTATTAGAACCATCTGGGGCTGCGATTTAGTATATATCCAAAAAGAATTCGGAACCGATTTACTTAACTTCCTTAAAAAAGAGGCAACAACGCACTTTACCTCAGGCAATATAATCGAAAAAGAAAATCAGATATTCCTCACCGAAAAAGGAAAACTCCTAGCAGACAAAATTGCCAGCGATTTATTTTTCACCGATAAGCTAGCTTAA